A genomic region of Candidatus Eisenbacteria bacterium contains the following coding sequences:
- a CDS encoding 50S ribosomal protein L29 encodes MRTLKAEKIRDMNEEEILVKIKELTEELFNLRFRNSMRQLQNPVSIREKRRDVARLRTILTEHRKGIRKLPGSVEVKA; translated from the coding sequence ATGCGCACCTTAAAAGCGGAGAAGATTCGAGACATGAATGAAGAAGAGATCCTCGTGAAGATCAAGGAGCTGACCGAGGAACTCTTCAATCTTCGGTTCCGCAATTCGATGCGCCAGCTCCAGAACCCGGTTTCAATCCGCGAGAAGCGGCGCGACGTCGCGCGGCTCCGAACCATTTTGACCGAGCACCGGAAGGGCATTCGCAAGCTTCCCGGCTCGGTAGAGGTCAAGGCGTGA
- the rplP gene encoding 50S ribosomal protein L16: MLVPKRVKHRKQMRGRRKGKAYTGSTVAFGEFGLQALEPAWITNRQIEAARVAITRFIKRGGKMWIRIFPDKPVTVKPAETRMGKGKGAPEFWVAVVKPGRVLFELEGISNELARKAMRLGASKLPIKTKFVERHDLAGS; the protein is encoded by the coding sequence ATGCTCGTACCAAAGCGCGTCAAGCATCGGAAGCAGATGCGCGGGCGCCGGAAAGGGAAGGCCTACACGGGCTCGACCGTCGCCTTCGGCGAGTTCGGGCTTCAGGCCCTCGAGCCGGCCTGGATCACGAATCGCCAGATCGAGGCGGCCCGCGTTGCGATCACGCGCTTCATCAAGCGCGGCGGCAAGATGTGGATCCGGATCTTCCCGGACAAGCCGGTGACGGTGAAGCCGGCGGAGACGCGAATGGGCAAGGGCAAGGGCGCGCCCGAGTTCTGGGTCGCGGTGGTGAAGCCGGGCCGCGTCCTGTTTGAGCTGGAGGGGATCAGCAACGAGCTCGCGCGGAAGGCGATGAGGCTGGGCGCGAGCAAGCTGCCGATCAAGACGAAGTTCGTCGAGCGGCACGATCTGGCGGGGAGCTAG